GATGAAGGTGACGACGCCCGGAACCGGGGAGCCGCCGAACGCTTTGGCGCAGAGGTCTATCGCGACGCTCCTGGCCGCGTCGCCGCTTTCGGCGGCGATCAGCAATTCGACTTCACGGCGGGCGACGGGCATGGCCGCGAGGTCGTTCTCGACCACGCCGGCGCCCGCCTGTGCGGCGAGCTCGAGGAGCGCTGCCATGCCGTCTCGTAGCCGCGCCGGCGTGGACACGCGCTCCGGGTCGACATTGACGCGCACCACCGCAGTTCGCATGTGCGCAAGCCTAACCAAGACGATGGCAGGCCAACCGTGAGCACCGCGCAATCCACCACCATCACCACCGCCAGCTTCCCCGGCCATGAAACCCGGCTGCTGTTCGAACGAGCCGGGCAGGGGCGCGAGGACCTCGCGGCGTATCGGAACCTCGGCGGATACCGCCCGCTTGCCGACTCCGATGGATTGCTCAGCGAGGTGGAAACCAGCGGGCTGGTCGGCCGCGGCGGTGCGGCCTTCCCGCTCGCGGTCAAGTTGCGTACGGTGCGCGATAACGGGCGCCTCGCCGACGGGGCCGTGGTCGTCGCGAATGGCGAAGAGGGAGAACCGGCTTCGGTCAAGGACCGATGGCTGCTGCGCAACCGCCCCCACCTGATCCTGGACGGGCTCAGGTTGGCCGCGGCGATGGTGGGCGCCGAGCGCGCATACGTCTATGTGTCCGACCCGGAAGCGGCACACAGTGTCGGGGCCGCGCTCGGCGAACTCGATCCCGCCGCCCTCGGCAATGTGACGGTCGAAATGTCAACCGTGCAGCCCGGATATGTGGCCGGCGAGGAAACCGCCGCCGTCCGCGCCATCAACGGCGGCCCGGCCAAGCCGACGGACAAGCCCCCACGCCCGTTCGAATCCGGTGTGGATGAGCGGCCGACGTTGGTGAGCAATGTCGAGACGCTGGCCAATCTGCCTTTCCTGCAGCGCCACGGCTCGGCGGCGTTCCGCTCGCAGGGTACGTCGCTGTCCCCGGGCACCTTCCTGGCCACCATCACCGGGGCGGGCCGGACACCCGTCCTCTACGAACTCCCGCTCGGCTTGCCATTCACTGAACTTCTTGCCCTGCATGGTGTTTCGCCGGACCATGTGCGTGGAGCGCTGATGGGCGGCTATTTCGCCGGTCTGCTCAACCGCTCCGTGCTGGAGACAACTCTGGACCACGAGACGATGCGGCGACTCGGCAGTGGTTTGGGCTGCGGCGCGATCTCGGTGATCACCGACGACTGCCCCGTCGCCGTCGCGGCGTCGGTGCTGGCCTACTTCGACCGTGAAAACGCCGGGCAATGCGGCTCGTGCTTCAACGGGACGGCGGCGATGGCGGCCGTCGCGTGTGCGCTGCGCGACGACGCCGCGACGGCTGAAGACGTCCAACGGCTGCGCCGTTGGTCGGTGCTGCTGCGGGGGCGCGGCGCCTGTGCGACGCTGGACGCCGCCACGAATGTGGCCGCCAGCTTGCTCGCTCAGTTCCCGGGCGAAGTCACCGCGCATCTCGATGGCACGTGCCCGGACTGCGCCCGCGGAGCGTTCCGCGCCGACCGTCCCTACGAGGCGGAAACGGTGAGGCTCGCATGAAAATTCGCTTGGACCGCACTATTTGCGACGGCTTCGGTATCTGCGCCAAGTACGCGCCCGGATACTTCTCGCTGGACGACTGGGGCTATGCGTCCCTCATCGGCGACGGCACCGTGGCGGAGTCGGATCGCGACGCGGTCATGCGCGCGCTGATGGACTGTCCGGTGCACGCCATCGCGGAGATCGGGGAACGCACCTCCCCGGCCCCCCACCCGCCGCTCACCGACGTGGAGGACCCGGCCGAGCACCTCAAAACCGAAGAGAACGAGGCGGAGTGGGGATTCACCCGCTGATCACAAAGCGGCACTGAGCGACGAGAGGAACTCCTGGGCCCGACGTCGCGACGCGGCGCGTTCGGTTGCGTCCTTGCCCAGGGGGACGATTCGCGCCGCGAGATCCGTGCACCCGCATCGCGGCGCGTCGGCGACCACCCCGGCCAGCCGGTCGGCCCGCGAGCGCTCCTTGTCGGAGCCAACCATCATGCCGACGCGTC
This genomic interval from Mycobacterium sp. SMC-2 contains the following:
- a CDS encoding NADH-ubiquinone oxidoreductase-F iron-sulfur binding region domain-containing protein, producing MSTAQSTTITTASFPGHETRLLFERAGQGREDLAAYRNLGGYRPLADSDGLLSEVETSGLVGRGGAAFPLAVKLRTVRDNGRLADGAVVVANGEEGEPASVKDRWLLRNRPHLILDGLRLAAAMVGAERAYVYVSDPEAAHSVGAALGELDPAALGNVTVEMSTVQPGYVAGEETAAVRAINGGPAKPTDKPPRPFESGVDERPTLVSNVETLANLPFLQRHGSAAFRSQGTSLSPGTFLATITGAGRTPVLYELPLGLPFTELLALHGVSPDHVRGALMGGYFAGLLNRSVLETTLDHETMRRLGSGLGCGAISVITDDCPVAVAASVLAYFDRENAGQCGSCFNGTAAMAAVACALRDDAATAEDVQRLRRWSVLLRGRGACATLDAATNVAASLLAQFPGEVTAHLDGTCPDCARGAFRADRPYEAETVRLA
- a CDS encoding ferredoxin, coding for MKIRLDRTICDGFGICAKYAPGYFSLDDWGYASLIGDGTVAESDRDAVMRALMDCPVHAIAEIGERTSPAPHPPLTDVEDPAEHLKTEENEAEWGFTR